The genomic segment aaaagaaggcaTTTTGTCTTGTTTACCAACTTCCTGAATATGAAATACAACTATTAAGCACCAAATTCTTAAAAAACAGATATAGGAAGACAGCACAGTAGTCGTCATTGTTATCATTGAGTAAAGCAGGCTCTTCTCCTTTCCTGTTCTCTCTTGGAAGTAGCTTTACTGACTTGTGATCAATTGAGAGAGGTGAGGTTATTAACTTTCCGGATAAACTATGTAGTGCTAGTTCAAGACTTGTCACGGCATCACACCTGTATCTACATGTTAGCTTATCCAAAGCAAAAGTTGCTTTATTTTTTAGGGGGTCTCAGGAACAGAACAAAACGTACTCGTGCATGACCCGTCCTTAGTTAGCTAAGCTCAATATTGAATTGGACTCTGTTAAGGAAGTCCATTTTGTTGTGATCTAACTCGTCTCTAAACTAATTCAGGTAATGTTTGCTTTGTGAATCAGTTTGATTTGAGGCCAAGATGGCCACTGGGGGAGGAATATGAGGAAGGAAAAAGTGTAGCTCGGTCACTGAAAACGGCCCGTCTACATCCATCTCTTACTTCTCTCATCCAAGCATCATCTAGGCAACAACAATCATAGCCAGCATGCCTTCAAGTCTGCCATCGTCTTtgtatatgatgatgatgatgatctcaTTATCAAGATCAGCTCTCCAGATAACATGCATGATGATCTTATAATTTGGTTTTAATAGTTATATGTCACTTTTGTAGGTCTTTGGTAAAAGGCTCCAAGGCCACTTCTTGAtgtatgatatttttatatataaagaggttatttatttatttttgatatctaAAATTCTTTAAACAAATATTCTTTTTAAGTTAATAGTTTTGCCAGCACGTTTTCTCAACTTTTTGAGTATCTTAGGTTATTTTTTATAAggataatattaaataaattacatttattaCATCACCTTACTTTtaacattcaaataattttattaaataaataaataaataatttaaaacatgatccactaatgaaattattaaattattaataacaagatataatttttttaagtaaaagagatatatataaatagaaagaaaatatttatacataacACAAATTAGGACATATTCTAGTGTACAATATTACATAAGTGAATTACCCATTTAAGATCCATACAAGATTGGATCTAAATAACATAACAGAAATACATGGATTatatgaaatagaaaataataaacagTTCCAAATGAAGTCATTTATAGGGTAAAGACACTCCAATTGACGTCTTCCAGGTGAACGCAAAGATTAGGAATAAACAATGAACATTAAGATAATCATGGAAGAGTCACCCAATTAATAATGTGtacaaaatgataaattaagattaaaagaaTAAACAAGTAAGATAACaagatataattaattattactattttacaaatatatagaAAAGTTAGTGTTAATTAAAAGAAGTCCCAATTATCAACTTTGGTAAGGGGAGAGTAAATTTCATAACAAGTCCCAAAGGAATGACCGTTGATGTGATTATCCTTAATAATAAAAACCAAaccaagaagaagagggaagagaAGACTCGATTATCGCTCATGCTGGTGCCTCAACTCGAAGCAACTCAATCAATCAAGAACAAGCTAGTACAGAAGCACGTCTGAATCAACCCAATCATTCTGATTCCAATAATTGGTTTCCGCGCGATATTGCTGTCCGCGCGCACAAAACCACTATAAACGGTAACGGAGGATCAAcgatagaaaaaaaatttaaattcaaattcagagagagagagagagagagaatggataTTTTGAGAATGGCAGTATCGGCAACGCAGAGAGGGAAATTGATAGCAGCAGGCTACACTTCTCTCTCTTCACTTTCCTCTATCTCGCCCCCTGTTCTTGCTCGAGGTATCCCATTCCTAATCCCGATCTTCATGCACGTGTTTCTCTCTTATTCTTGGTGTCCAATTGATGTCATTGAAATTTGGTCTCTCATTAGTTGTTTCGTTATCAATGTTGACTTCATTGCATATCAACTGTTTGATGTTTTGCCGGAACGTGCCCTCTCTGAATAGGACTATTCCGGTTTCTGTTTTTACGGGTGATTTCTGATTCTTCAGTCTGATTAACAGGAATCCGGTGTTTATGTGCATACTTCACTGTTCTCCAGAGAAAATTTATGGGCGTTCTAGTTTTTGCTATTGCCTTATTACAAATTGGTGAAGTAATACAACAGCAACAATAACAACTATCACAAggcttaatcccactaggtgggctTACAAATTTGGTGAGataaacaaattatttgtaagaaCTCATTTTTGGTGGCAAGCCCTCCGTGTATTCATATGAAACATTTACAACAAAGACTGATCTTTTCCATGCCattcaattttattatcatGTTCCGTTAAATCAATGGGCACAAAAGAGAAACTTGAGTGTGTATTTGAGGATTGTGACATTTTTATGTTGGGATATTGAGTTCTATTTTCCCTGAAAAATTTTAAGCAACTAAACTTGACAAATAATGCTGAATAcaattttatatgatgcatccCTTTGAGACGACCATAGCCTATGCTTTGACTTTGAGTCTGTTTGCAATGCTTGGCCTCAATGGGTATAGTTGGACCTGCCTATTAACTTTTTTCAATTCTTGGTCCATTCTGACATTCCTTGTAATTTTTTCTAGATCCTTGAACTAGACATCTTCTATCATGTCTTTTCCTTGTCTGtgaattcatataaatatttctTGATGTTGCTGTGTGGTCTATTAGCTGTATGGTGTTGTATATCTTATaacttcttttttgtttgttcAACTGTCATTGTGTAGATCTTCAAATTCCAGAGAGTGAAGCTTCTGAAATTCTGAAGGCTGCATCACAAAGTGTTAGATTGGACAATTCCAATGGATGTCATGCTATTATCGCtggtattttatgtttttgtcataatataatTCCCTGTTTAGTTTGTCTCTTTAGTTTTGAAGAAATGTTTTTTGAATCAAGCATGTAGCTATTCATGGTACTTTGCAATAACCATCATAGAGAAACAAGCCTGCATTGCAAAGGAACAGAAAAGTCATACAGCAGTGACTGCTGGAGCAAGACTAATTAAAGTGAACTTTTTAGTTCTTCTGTTTTTTGTATAAGTAGTGCATTCTATATTTTGAGTAGAATATAAAAGATGTTTGCACATGTATACACCTATAACCTATTATGCATGACAAAGTAAGAAACATGGGCAACGGTATTACCAATGACACATCAAAGCTTGGCATCTGAAATGTGTGTATATCTGCTTATAATGGTATCCTTTTTGAAATCTTATACACCTGGGACATGCCAAGCTTCACCCTATGTAATGTCTGCTGACATTGTTTTCTCCATTGAGTGAATTATATCTTGACCGTGATAACGTCATCTTACCAATTTTCCAGTTGTGTTATTAACAGTCAAGATGTCCTGTATTATCCAGCCCCATGTCATCATCTTTCACATTAGCCTGGAATTGTTGTTTCAAATTTCTAAAGTTGTGTACTTAATGTAATGATTGTTTATTGAAAtagttatttttcttatatagatttttttgtaATCAAAACATGCTGATCATTGGACTTTTGCAATGCAACTGAGCAAATACTTGAGCTGATGAGAATATTAGGCCCTGTTCTTTTTGCTGTTTTCAGGCCATTTTCAGTTTTCCAAAATAGTGAAAACATGTTAACtttcattatttcaaaaatacattttcgaaaataaggaaaagttttataaagaaaacttaaaacaacaaaaagtcgTTTTGGCTGTTTTTATCATAAGcacattcaaaattttcaaaatgcgaAAAACACTACACacaaaaagaatgcgttttcaacaatctcaaaacaaatattcaaaacacaaagttgaaaataaatttaaaactcaaaactgaaaaacgAAGAGAACAACCCTTAGTATTTGGGTCAAGTTATAAAGCATACTAGAGCAACCAATGACTACTTgtcaattgatttttgttgaattaTATGTGAAGTCATTTTATTATCATAGGCAAGTGAAAATGTGTAAGATCATTTTTCCTGTGTAAGTTTTAACTGCAAAAGCTCAATGTggatttaaatttgaattgtcaGATTAAAATGAAGATGACTTCCTGCCCTTgctgttatttatttattttttctcttgttttacTTTTTTCATGCATATAATCCAAACATCATTGCAAAATGTGCATAGGCTTATGTGTTCATCTAGGTTAATTGGATTCTATTCTCATCTGTTGATTGGAAGTCTgtttcattaaatattttattcattattgtgTTCCATTGGTGTTCAGATTGCAAGAAGAACGATTTATATACTTTTTATCCTTCTATCATGTTCTGTATATTATGTCTTATGCAGGTGCACAGACTGCCTGGGACATGCTCAATGAAGAGGATACATCAAGATGCATTACTACATCCTGTGCAGACTTGGACAATATCCTGGGTGGGGGAATAAATTGCAAAGAAGTAACTGAAATTGGTTAGTCATTTTGCCTTTATTGaatcaattttctctatttttctcattgATACTTTAAGTGTGTGCTAGTCTTCTGATAGTGAAGAGGgcgtttttctttgttttgatagGTGGAGTACCAGGCATTGGTAAAACACAACTGGGGTATGGTTCTGGTTCTAAGTTGTGCCTGTTAAGTAAAGTATTCTCTTGTGATAAGATGCAATTGAATTTACAGGATTCAACTTGCAGTGAACGTACAACGTCCAGCTGATTATGGTGGTCTTGGTGGCAAGGCAATTTACATAGGTAACTCTGTTAACATCATTGGTTATCTTCTAATTGCTTTGAGCTAAATACATTATACACTTGTGTTGGTAGACACAGAAGGTAGCTTTATGGTGGAGCGTGCTTTACAAATTGCTGAAGCATGTGTGGAAGACATGTTGGAATATCGTGGCTTTTTACGGAAAAACTTTGAGCCCTGTCACGTTTCAATGCAGCCCAAGGATTTCCTGgcaaatattttctatttccgCATATGCAGTTATACAGAACAACTTGCTGTTGTAAATTACTTGGATAAATTCATCTCAGATCATAAGGATGTAAGTATATTACTTTCATGTTTATGCTATCTTGGCATGTTAAAGATTGCATTTGCTTGATTTTTCTATCCAGTTTATAGGCAATTCTGTGCAGTCTGCTTGTGATGCTCTTCTTAACATTTGGTAATGCAGAAAGTTGTATTTGTCTTAGATTGGAGTGTCATCAACTGCTTTTTCCTTGGCTTTAGAGCCCAACGTGTTGAAGGCTAATCTAGCTGATGTTTCCTCATTATTTTTTCTCTGTTTGTTTCTTTCTAACTTTGGGAAAAAGCATGCCTAAACCTCTCACCACCAGAAACAATAGCACTAAGCCTTAATTCCATTATGTTCGGAGGACAACTGTcgtttttttaacttttgtattATTTATGATACTTATCTCTAACGATACTGTTTCAACATCCTAAATTTTC from the Diospyros lotus cultivar Yz01 unplaced genomic scaffold, ASM1463336v1 superscaf1, whole genome shotgun sequence genome contains:
- the LOC127793043 gene encoding DNA repair protein RAD51 homolog 3 isoform X3 translates to MDILRMAVSATQRGKLIAAGYTSLSSLSSISPPVLARDLQIPESEASEILKAASQSVRLDNSNGCHAIIAGAQTAWDMLNEEDTSRCITTSCADLDNILGGGINCKEVTEIGGVPGIGKTQLGIQLAVNVQRPADYGGLGGKAIYIDTEGSFMVERALQIAEACVEDMLEYRGFLRKNFEPCHVSMQPKDFLANIFYFRICSYTEQLAVVNYLDKFISDHKDVKLVIIDSVTFHFRQDFDDMALRTRLLSGMALKLIKLAKKNSLAVRNLSPFAGCSLESGDDQVFKWFIPFIPCLR
- the LOC127793043 gene encoding DNA repair protein RAD51 homolog 3 isoform X2 → MDILRMAVSATQRGKLIAAGYTSLSSLSSISPPVLARDLQIPESEASEILKAASQSVRLDNSNGCHAIIAGAQTAWDMLNEEDTSRCITTSCADLDNILGGGINCKEVTEIGGVPGIGKTQLGIQLAVNVQRPADYGGLGGKAIYIEGSFMVERALQIAEACVEDMLEYRGFLRKNFEPCHVSMQPKDFLANIFYFRICSYTEQLAVVNYLDKFISDHKDVKLVIIDSVTFHFRQDFDDMALRTRLLSGMALKLIKLAKKNSLAVVLLNQATTKYSNGSFHLSLALGDSWSHACTNRVILYWNGNERYAYLDKSPSLPSASAPYSVTPKGIRDATSSCKRIKMM
- the LOC127793043 gene encoding DNA repair protein RAD51 homolog 3 isoform X1; translated protein: MDILRMAVSATQRGKLIAAGYTSLSSLSSISPPVLARDLQIPESEASEILKAASQSVRLDNSNGCHAIIAGAQTAWDMLNEEDTSRCITTSCADLDNILGGGINCKEVTEIGGVPGIGKTQLGIQLAVNVQRPADYGGLGGKAIYIDTEGSFMVERALQIAEACVEDMLEYRGFLRKNFEPCHVSMQPKDFLANIFYFRICSYTEQLAVVNYLDKFISDHKDVKLVIIDSVTFHFRQDFDDMALRTRLLSGMALKLIKLAKKNSLAVVLLNQATTKYSNGSFHLSLALGDSWSHACTNRVILYWNGNERYAYLDKSPSLPSASAPYSVTPKGIRDATSSCKRIKMM